A region of Subdoligranulum variabile DNA encodes the following proteins:
- a CDS encoding glycosyltransferase family 2 protein has translation MAKISACIVAYCDYDEVCAAVRSILHYTPAPDFALYVVDNGSPDGCGKELAATDFGDARVTVLPLPENIGFGKGHNAVLDRLQSDVHFILNPDILLTEDILEPMADWLLSVPGAAMATPQLHYPDGRLQHLPRRKPTPWLLLARQLAPKCSGPFRKADDHYTMQDEDLTVPRRIEFCTGSFMAVRTDVLKKIGGFDPAYFMYVEDADLTQKVLQEGTVWLAPQFSAVHAWHRAPMRDAGKFKMQLISMGRYFRKWGCGKGSV, from the coding sequence ATGGCCAAAATCAGCGCCTGCATTGTGGCGTACTGTGATTATGACGAAGTCTGCGCCGCAGTGCGCAGCATCCTGCACTACACCCCTGCCCCCGACTTTGCCCTGTACGTGGTGGACAACGGCAGCCCCGACGGCTGCGGAAAGGAGCTGGCTGCCACCGACTTCGGCGACGCCCGTGTGACGGTGCTGCCGCTTCCGGAAAACATCGGCTTCGGGAAGGGGCACAATGCCGTGCTGGACCGTCTGCAAAGTGATGTCCATTTCATTCTGAATCCCGACATTCTGCTGACGGAGGACATTCTGGAACCCATGGCCGACTGGCTGCTGTCCGTTCCGGGAGCTGCCATGGCCACCCCGCAGCTGCACTACCCCGACGGACGGTTGCAGCATCTGCCCCGCCGAAAGCCGACGCCCTGGCTGCTGCTGGCCCGCCAGCTGGCGCCCAAATGCAGCGGACCTTTCCGCAAAGCCGACGACCACTATACCATGCAGGACGAAGACCTGACCGTCCCCCGGCGCATCGAGTTCTGCACCGGCAGCTTTATGGCGGTGCGCACCGACGTCCTGAAGAAGATTGGCGGGTTTGATCCGGCCTATTTCATGTATGTGGAGGACGCCGACCTCACCCAGAAGGTTCTGCAGGAAGGCACTGTCTGGCTGGCGCCGCAGTTTTCCGCCGTACATGCCTGGCACCGAGCCCCCATGCGGGACGCCGGCAAGTTCAAGATGCAGCTCATCAGTATGGGCCGTTATTTCCGGAAATGGGGCTGCGGAAAAGGCAGCGTTTGA